The Acidobacteriota bacterium genomic sequence CAATCTGCACATTACACCCGGAGGGCATTTCCAGACATACTTGCCAGTGGTGTCAATGTACCCAACGTCGTCAGCCGCCAGTCCGTGGCGAAATCTGGAAAAGTAGCCGTTGCTGCGAGGTTCCTTCTCAGGAACAATCGCTTTCTTTCCTTTTTTATCAATAAAATAGCTTTCAAGACCGACCGTGACGTAGGCAAACCCTTCGGAAAATGGAAACGCTTCGTCAAAGACAGCCGGAATTACAACCTTACCGGTTTTATCAATAAATCCATATTCTCGTGTTTTACCAATTTAAGCAGCAGGTTTCTTCTGTAACTTATTGAAAATACAGCGGAGTGGGTTTTTTCGATAGTTTCTCAAAACCACGCCTTTGAGGGCAACTTCCGAAAAAAGAATGATCGAGGCATCCAGTAC encodes the following:
- a CDS encoding WG repeat-containing protein, translated to MGKTREYGFIDKTGKVVIPAVFDEAFPFSEGFAYVTVGLESYFIDKKGKKAIVPEKEPRSNGYFSRFRHGLAADDVGYIDTTGKYVWKCPPGVMCRLESEE